The Brassica oleracea var. oleracea cultivar TO1000 chromosome C7, BOL, whole genome shotgun sequence sequence NNNNNNNNNNNNNNNNNNNNNNNNNNNNNNNNNNNNNNNNNNNNNNNNNNNNNNNNNNNNNNNNNNNNNNNNNNNNNNNNNNNNNNNNNNNNNNNNNNNNNNNNNNNNNNNNNNNNNNNNNNNNNNNNNNNNNNNNNNNNNNNNNNNNNNNNNNNNNNNNNNNNNNNNNNNNNNNNNNNNNNNNNNNNNNNNNNNNNNNNNNNNNNNNNNNNNNNNNNNNNNNNNNNNNNNNNNNNNNNNNNNNNNNNNNNNNNNNNNNNNNNNNNNNNNNNAACCCGCGGGTTATATTTTTATTTTAAAAAATATTTATTTAATTTAATTTTTGTAAAATATAATATAAATAATATATTTATAATTAAAATTTTAAATATTTTAAAATATTTTGATTATTATTTTTTTAAATTCTCATATTTTCTTTACAAAATATACATTTTTACAAAAAAAAATATTTTTTTTTTTTAAATGTAAAAAAAAAATGCGGGTTGGCGGGTACCCGCGTTTCAAAATCCACCAATCCGCACCCACCCCGCATAAAATGCTCATAACCCGCATCCGCACCCGTGAATCGATTTTTCTAAATTGTTCGACCCGCACCCGCCCCGCGGCGGGTCAAACGGGCCGGGTCCCGCGGGTAAAAACTCATATTCCTAGGCTTACTTGGAGATTTACCAAGATAGTTCTAAATGTTTTCGCCGTCAAGCTCACTCCTAACGTGGCTAATGGCAAGGACAATTCAGGAAGTTCATACATTTAAGCTACAGAGCTTATTGGGTTTATCAGCAAAAGAGGTAGTTTGCTAATTCTGGTCCAAAAGTGGTATATCTACCTAATTGTCTATTTCTTTAATTGGATGAATGAATTTTAAATTATATCTGTAAAATTATTTTTTACAGAAAAATATATTTGTTAAACTTTGTGCAATGAATCAAAACATTATTGTATTTTGAAACAGAGGGAGTATGATTTTTTATATTTTGCAATTTTTTTTCTATTTGGTTAAAAAAAAGAAATCGGAAGAATACATTTTCATCTGTTAAATAGTTAATTATGTTTTTGTTTATAAAAAGAAATCGAAAGAATACATTTTCATCTGTTTTTCATATTAACCTTTGGTTGAGATGTCTGGGAAGTTGGAACAAGGAGTGTTGATAAATTAGACAGTCGGTCGAACCGGTAAACGGGCTAATTCCTTCCTCAACGTTGAGCCACGGTCCGACCCAGACACATTAATAACATGTGCTAAACCTGCTTACATTCACTATTTCTTTTTCTAATTACACCTCCATTCTTAAAAACCGGCTTAAAACAAACGATTTACAAAAACAAAACAAAAATTCATAAATTTTTTAACTTACAATTAGATGGGAAACAATAAGTGAATGAACAAGAAATACAATACTTGTCATTCTAGAAACTCTCGACTAGAAACTTTTTTCTAATTGATTTAGATATTAAATCAAATAAAACGAAATGCCAAAAGCCTTAGAAAAGTCTATTTGTTTGACAAACTACGCTTACGAAATAGTACACTTGGCGTTAGGGTTCTCGTCACTGAACAGCATGTACTTCTCTTTTTCCTTTTGCTCATCACTGTTTGGTTCGAAAACCATTTCAGGTCGTGCATTCTCTTCTGTTTTAACTTCTTGAACCACTTCAGTTTCTTCATCTTTCTCTTTAACAACCTCAACTATTTCAGGTTCAGGATCTTTCTCTTCTTCCTTCACAACCTCCACTCCTTTGCCGCCTGTTACTTTTTTGAGTTTTTTCAACAACTTCTCCAGGTCAAAACTTCCAGAAACCGCAACCTTTTGATTCTCTGTATCCTTCGTATAAGATGCAACTCCTAATAATCATTCATATACACATCATGCAAACATAAATGTTACAACGTACCATCATATTAATTATCGTCAATTCTATATATTTACACTATGATAATCAAATATGTTGACAACAAAACAATAAATATTTTTTTCAAAAAAAACAATAAATATAAATACTCCCTCCGTTTCTAAAAAAATTCATATTCTAGAAAAATATTTGTTTCAAAAAAATACATATTTTATATTTCCAATATAATTTTTGTCAATTAACAATGAGAAATTGTGAAGTTCAAGAACATTAATTGTATTTTTTAAAATTTTATTGGTTTAAAAATATAGAAAATATAAAATTACAAAAACTATGCAATTATAGCTAAGTTTTAATATGTTTTAATAAAAAATATGAAAATTCTAAAACATAGATTTTTTAGAAACGGAGGGAATACGATTCTACCTTTGAAGTTGGAAATAGCAGAAATCATGCCTTTCCCGCATTTGTTACAATCTGGTATCTTCAATTCAACATCCAATGTACTAGAAAATATCGAAGAATAGTGAGTTGTAAACATAATTTTCTTAAACATGTTACAAATATAAATTATACTTACCTAATAGTGATATTTTTTCCTGAAGGCGGAAAGCAGCAATTCATCTTCGTGTGTTTCAAATAGCGAAAGAGACTAAGTACGCAATATTTCCAGCATAAATATATTCAAAAGCCTAAAACACATATATACACACTCAGGCATATTAAACAGAGAAAAAACTATTATTTTAAACATATATTCACACATAAAGAAAAATACAATATTTTAACCAGAAAAGCAATTCATAGTATAATAATACCCAATCATTAATAAAGACCATATATGATTCATATGTGTTTAATGTTTGTATATAGTATTATATTTTTATATTAAATCTGATTCTCTAATCATGTGATAAGAAAAAAAATCTCAACTTAATAAAATTAAAGAATTTTGCAATTAAACATAAAAATTTACTCAATTTCATTGCTTGTTTTATAAATATATCTTTCTTATATTTAAGTTTCTTAAATTTTCTATTTTTTTATAAAAAAAACTTAATTTACATATATATTCTTAGATTTATTTGTTTTGATTTGTCTCTTAATATTTTATGTGTACATAAGTAAAATTTTAAGTTATCTAAAACAGCTATGCGTTATCAGTTATTTTAGAAATGACTGTCTTACAAAAGCTGTATTAAGTTTAAACTAAACGTGTGTCTATAAATCCAAAACAAATATATCATAAATTGTAATGAGAAAAATATTATCCAACCAGCTAATGATACATAAGTTCATTATATTTAATAAAATTGGCTAACTATATGTTAAATAGAGATTAAGAAAATACCAAAATTAGGTATCATTTTATAAATTCTGACACATTGTACACGTATAATCCTGGATTGATTGTGGGGGAGTAAAATAACAAAAATTTATATTAATTATCTACTAAAATTTTAACTGTAAAATCCGATATCGAAAATGGTAATGAAAAAATTTGTATCCAGTAATTAAGAGACATAAGTTTATTAGATTTTATAAAATTATTTAACTAATTTGTTAGATACAGAGTTAATAAATATTACTCCTTCAGTTTCCAAACTTCCATGACTTAACAAAAATATTTCAAGAATATAATTTTAAAAATATTTTAATGCATTTTTATTAGGTGATGATGGTAAGTTGTAAAATTTGAAAAATTAATTATGATTAATGAATTTTTATTGGTGAAAAGGTTGAGAAATAGTTAATCATAAACAATAATACATTTATGATTAAAATTAAAAATTTAATCGACCTTGTATATGATAAGTGTGACCACAAACTAGATAACAAGTGATCAAACCATCAAATTATTTAGCTTCTCATAATGCCGGTCCAGTTTGTATTGGGATCAGTACTGATACATATACACATATATTGTGTTATGCAAAATATTCATCTAGACGTGAATTTCTCTAGGGAGATACAAATTAAATATTGTAGTTGTAGGGAAATAGTCACAAACTTGTAAATAGTTTATTCAAATCAATCTGTCTACCGCCCTCACTCCTATACTCCCTTGGACCTGCTGGCTTATCTGGACGACAAGAAACAAAATGATTTTTGAGAATCATAATTCTACTCCTGATGAAAGAGTTACAAAAAGCATCATCCTGGCAAGAGAATGGAATCTGCCTCAAGCAAAGGAACCAAAGCAGATCGCGAATTTGCCTGACCCGATCTTTCTGCAGCAGCAACCACCTCTGATGGCGCAATCACGTCCCTCCAACACACTCAATTGAAAGACAGACACGTCTTGGGATAAGGAAACAAGGAGAGCATGCCTCACTTGGATCGTGACGAGTCCAACGAGATGCAACAAGGCACTGAGATACAAGAACCGGTAGCTTCATCTCTGATGGCTGAGGCACTAGCTGTTAGATCAGGGATCATCACGGCAGCTTCTCTGGAGTTCTCACACCTCCATGTGCTATCAGACACTTCAACGTTCATCAGAGCTATCACCAACAAACGACAGGAGAAGGAAATCTTCAGAATCGTCTTCAACATCCAACAGATCTCCTCTATCTTTCAATCTATCTCTTTCGATTAATTTCCTAGGACACAGAATTTGCAAGCAGATAGCTTAGCAAAAGAAACTCTACGTTCTTTCTCTTTTGGTTGTATCAGGCCTTTAGTGGACTAAATAAGACTCTAGTTTGGGCTTCACCCACTTTCAATTAATATATGGTTTTGCACCAAAAAAAAGTTTATCCAAAAGTATACTTTATGAAATCTGTAGAGAGATAGAGATGTAAGTTGTACAATATATTTTCCAAGAAAGATTGTTATTTTTATCATTATGCGGCTGCTGCTGCTTTCAGATGTTTGCAATACTAATGAAAGTAACTTTTTAACATTTGCACCCCCAAAAAAGGAAGTAACTATTGTCTTTCTCAAAAAAAAAATTGTCTTGAAAAGGTTGACCCGTGAGGCGTGAATGTCACAAAAAGGGAGTAAAGATTGACCGGTGGAAAACGCTAATGGGAAAAACGGAAAAATAAATAACGTCCATAATCCATATAAACATGTTGGTTCTGAGTTTTGGATAGGGTTGGACAATCAGGATCTCAATTATTGGTTCGGATTCATTTGAGTTTCAGATTTTCTGGTTCATAAATTTCAGTTCCATTTAAATATTTTAAAACTTCCGATTGGGCTCGATTTGAATTTAGTCAAATTCAGTTTTGGTTTAGTTACATGTCTAAGATCTGGTTGCACCCAAAATAATTTTGGTTTCAGATATATTAATCGAATTATCGTTTCTAAAAATATTTATTTGTATTTGATTAAATTCAATATATTTTCAATCTTTTCAATAAATTTATGTACATGGCTTCATGAAAACATATTATATTCTTTCAAAATAATTTTGGGAAATTCGTCTATCAACCATACTAAACTGGTCACTGAATAATATATGACAATGCCAAACATATATATCATAACATACCAAAACCTTGTACGAAAAATAAACAATACATAATGAAAAGTAAGCAAATTAAAACTGACAACTTCGAACTCTATAAACTTAAAAATATTATTTAAACTTTAAAATAAAACAACATTGTTTAAACTTTATGAGTAAACTTATTCATAACTGAACTTTATATGTAATTGTCAAAGCATAAAACATAAATATTTACCAAATACCAAAAACATAAACTACATGTTTGAGTAATTATTCATGTAATAGATAATTATTACATGTATTTAGATACATATTATTGTGTTTGGTATGAGTTCCTTTCAGGATTTTGAATTTTTCTGATTTTTTTGGATATCTATTTGGATTCGGATCGGATAAAAACTCATAATCCAAAATATCGTAAAGCATGATCCATTCAGTATTTATGTCAGATTTGGATAAGTTTGAATTTATTTTTATTGGTTCAATTTATATGTTTGGATTCGGTTTATTTATCCAGCTATAATTTTGGGCATGCGTGTGACATTTGAGAATTTCTTAACCATGAGAAAAAAAATAGAAATAAAAAGGACAAATCTTATAAATAATATTTTTTAGTTTTTGTCGATGTACGGAGACTTCATTTAAAAATGAATATTATTTTGAGAAAAATAATAACATAGCAACATTCTTATCGATTGGGATCTCAATAAAAAAAGATTCTTAATAATAAATTATTATCTTAATTAGTTTTGTTTAACTAATTAAATTTAATTATAAACTAAATACTGAGCTATTTACATCTTGACAAGTGGAAATAAGGTTCTCTATGTTATCAAACGAGAACTTTGTCTTGTTCTCCTTTTATTTTTTTTTGGTTAAGTTATTAAGTTATTAGATGTTGGGCTTTATTCAATACATGTCCAATTTTATATTGTCTGATTAGTACGATATTATCCAATTTAAATCTTAGACAAATCCGAGTAATTTTACTTTTAGTTTATTTCTCAAATATCTAATTTTCAGATTTAGTTTGATATATCACATTGGATACTTATCGTTAACTTTGAGATGGAGTTGCTTTAAGCGTCGACTCCGGATGGAATTACGGTCAAGATAGGTTAATCATTACATATTCGCTGTCGTGATCACTGCCTTATCATATACACTTTCAACTTTCAAGGGGACGATCTTCCGTATTGGTTTATTCAAGACAGCTTGCCTTAATTATTTATTTTATTATTCTATTTGTGATCTTCCTTTTTCCCTAATTGTACATTAATAAACAAATTGTGCCTTGCGTATCTTTTCTTGCGGATTTTGTTTATGCATACTTGCATAGAACTGTAAAAGTGCTCATCGATTATTGAAGGCTCACTTAACTTACTTTTTTTTGAGAAAGACTCACTTAACTTACTTAGTCCTACACCTACACTATGTTAACTAACCTACAATCTGGTAAGTTTAACGAATCATCAACGACGTATACTTATGAGATAAGAAAACGTCATAATTACGATAGCATGACTTGATACCAAAACGGTCGATGGATTGAAATTCGTCCAACCGAAAATTTAGTTTCTGTTTTTAAATAGTTTGTATATTATCTAAGTCTATCAGTTTGATTTTATATTATTATACTAACACATGCATGTTTCATTTAAAATATGTTTGTAAATAAAATATGAAAAATCTAGTATGTCCAAGTTAAACGTTCAATTTTAACCTTTGTCAAAATCAAAACGTTTAATTTTAACCAATTTGTATGAATTTAGTTCAGTAATAAATTTTGGTATTGACCATAAACCGATCTTGTTTTACCGAGTGCATATCTTGCTTTGGTCGTTAAATTAATTGGCGAAGTAAAATCTCTTTTAAAACTGAATTGAATTTGTTCTTTTAATAGATTTGTTACAAAAAAGACTATATATGGATTGTTTATATGATTACATGGCAAAGTTACCCTTTACATATTTATCTGGCCGAAACAAGTCAAGACAAAGATGTGGTTATCCCCCACGCTTTTTCTTCAACATATCTTCTTTCATTTCTCTTTCCACGTTCATATGCCTATTCACACAAATTGAAGGAAAAAGAGATTTTGGTTTTATAATTATAATTCCATTAAATAGCTTCTAAGCGTAATTTTCAGTGTTAAAGAAAAAGTGCTAAGCGTAATTAGGTGTCGAAAAACTAAAACTATCGACACCCATAAGCGATCATATATATTCGTTCCTCCCTTTTTTTAATAAAGATCATGGCAGTATTATTTCTCAATTAATTATTACAATGATGAACGCACTACGTATCTCGGAGGTTCAAGGTCCGGTTAGTTATATATATATATATATCGTTTAGCTAATTAGAGTTTAAATGCAAATTATTGAAATATATGAGTGACAAGGTGAGAACGATGTCTTTGTTTTATATTATAAAGCTAGCAGCCTAGCCCTACATAATACGAATACATATCCGCAACTTCATTCAAATTTTTGTTTTCTGTAAATACCATTTATAAATTTGTCTTCCTCCCTTGAAAGGAACTTATGTTTACATTAATCATATAATAAAAGCCGACAAAGAAAACACATGTGAAAGAAAGCTTTGTGGTGATAGTCATGCTATGGCTGGAAATAGCGAAACCAAACAGCAAGGTAGGATTGCTGGATGGTTTGAGGTCGTGCTGAGCGTTAATTTTGGGAAGTGTTTCAATCCATTCCTATAAGATTAGTTTTCATAGCAAAAGCTTGCATACTAATTTAACTTTCCCATTTTGAGAAGCCTAGCTGTAAGACCCAGTTGAGAGAATCATCGAAAGAGAGTGGCGGATTCAAACCTTGATAAGTGAAGAATGAAGTCCAAACTTCACTAGAGAATGAACATTGAAAGAACAAGTGTGATCTCGATTCATCTGCATTACTGCAAAGACGGAAGACACTTGGAACATTCATACCCCACCCCAGTAGCATGTTCCTTATATTGAGAGTTACAACCCATGCCAAGAAAGCATGCTTTGGGATATTAGAGCTAGCTGGATAAAGAGATTCTTAAGTCCCTTGAATGAAGATGAAGAAGATTCCTGGAGTATGCTCAACTTCATTCAAATTCGTAGCGGATAATAACCCTTTTTGGAAGAAAAAAAGCCAATAATTATGAAATGACATCTTATAAGAGCATTCACATTACTGAGTATTTCACAAGAAATTTTCATACAAATAATATTAATTATTTAAACATAATTGAGTTAAATATTTAAATTAGTTATAAAATAAATTAAACAAGTTATCAAGTAAAATATATAATGAAAATATCTTATAATTTTTATTGAATATCTCAAACCAGAACTTTGTATCTTTTCCTTTTCGTTTTATTTTTTATGTTTAAAGTAAATATTCTCTTAGAAACCAGAAGTGTGAATGCCCTAACCCCTAATCAATCTATCATATACCAAAGGAACGAAATAACATAACATGTCAATTTCGGACTATCGTATTTGTTCGTAAAAGGACGGTTGTCTCTTTTTGTAGACAACATGTAATTGTATACATACATACACCAATTTAACGTAGTTTTTTTTGTAACTTAACAATTTAGAGTATGACTGAATA is a genomic window containing:
- the LOC106305573 gene encoding uncharacterized protein LOC106305573, coding for MNCCFPPSGKNITISTLDVELKIPDCNKCGKGMISAISNFKGVASYTKDTENQKVAVSGSFDLEKLLKKLKKVTGGKGVEVVKEEEKDPEPEIVEVVKEKDEETEVVQEVKTEENARPEMVFEPNSDEQKEKEKYMLFSDENPNAKCTIS